The Chiloscyllium punctatum isolate Juve2018m chromosome 12, sChiPun1.3, whole genome shotgun sequence genome includes a region encoding these proteins:
- the hesx1 gene encoding homeobox expressed in ES cells 1: MARLGPCAGGGVKTHSQLSETSKASEIKTSKCPFTIESILGLDRSEETAPLLTPHRSWLNVTAFPGSSCPGASERFCESANPVKVGNRSCPESERQSEDRFSGRPNCYWFRGRRARTAFSRDQIEVLEEEFQLNCYPGIDVREELAQKLALDEDRIQIWFQNRRAKLKRSHRESQFLMVKNALINSPVQEAGTQL, from the exons ATGGCTAGGCTTGGTCCCTGTGCTGGTGGTGGTGTGAAAACGCACTCTCAACTCTCAGAAACTTCGAAGGCGTCAGAGATAAAAACTTCAAAATGCCCATTCACCATTGAGAGTATTCTGGGGTTGGATAGGAGTGAGGAGACGGCGCCTCTTCTGACTCCCCATCGATCGTGGCTTAATGTTACAG CTTTTCCAGGGAGCTCGTGTCCCGGTGCCTCTGAGAGATTCTGTGAGTCGGCAAATCCAGTGAAGGTTGGAAACAGGAGCTGTCCTGAGTCAGAAAGGCAGAGCGAGGATCGCTTCTCTGGTCGGCCAAACTGTTACTGGTTTCGAGGGAGAAGAGCCAGGACTGCATTTAGCAGGGACCAG ATTGAAGTATTAGAAGAAGAATTTCAGCTAAATTGTTATCCAGGGATTGATGTTCGTGAAGAACTTGCTCAGAAACTGGCTTTAGATGAAGACCGAATTCAG ATCTGGTTCCAGAATCGCCGTGCAAAGCTGAAAAGATCTCATCGAGAATCTCAGTTTCTGATGGTGAAAAATGCACTGATAAATTCACCTGTACAGGAAGCTGGCACCCAGCTATAG